AGTCTTCCGAGAGAAGCAGCAGAAGGGGATGAGGTCATTAGTGGTTGTATCAATATGACCGGACTTCTGAAGATCCGTACCACAAAGGAATTTGGAGAATCCACGGTATCTAAGATCCTGGAACTGGTGGAGAATTCCAGTTCAAAGAAATCAAGATCTGAAAACTTTATCTCTAAATTTGCCAGATATTATACACCGGCAGTCTGTTACGGAGCAGTTGCACTGGCATTGCTCCCGCCGATTGTCCGTATGGCAGTGATGGGAGTATCACCGATGTGGGGAGACTGGATCTTTCGTGCGTTGACTTTCCTGGTTATCAGTTGCCCATGTGCCCTTGTAATCAGTATTCCGCTTAGTTTCTTCGCAGGAATCGGAGGTGCCAGCAATGCGGGAGTACTGGTAAAAGGTTCCAACTATCTGGAAACATTGTCAGAGACAAAATATGTGGTGTTTGATAAGACTGGTACAATGACACAGGGAGTGTTTGAGGTAAGCGGTGTCCACCACAATGAGAAAAATGCAGACGAGATTCTGGAATATGCGGCACTGGCTGAGAGCTATTCCACACATCCGATCAGTAAGAGTCTGCAAAAAGCCTATGGAAAACCGATTGACAAGACCAGAGTTTCCGATGTGGAAGAGATCAGCGGAAATGGTGTGATCGCAAAGGTAGACGGGGTTACGGTCGCAGTAGGAAATACGAAACTGATGGATCACCTGAACGTGGATTATATGGATTGTCACAGTGTGGGAACGGTGGTTCATATGGCAATTGACGGAGTCTATGCCGGACATATCCTGATTTCTGATCTGATGAAGCCGCATGCAAAAGAAGCGGTAGAAGCGTTGAAACGTGCCGGAATCAAGAAAACTGTGATGTTGACCGGTGACCGGAAACAGGTGGCAGAACAGGTAGCAGCAGAACTTGGAATCGACGAAGTCTACAGTGAGCTGCTTCCGGCGGATAAAGTAGTAAAAGTGGAAGAACTTCTCGGAAAGAAGAAGGAAAAAGAAAAATTGGCGTTCGTTGGAGACGGAATCAATGATGCTCCGGTTCTTTCCCGTGCGGATATCGGAATTGCCATGGGTGCTCTGGGATCTGATGCAGCCATTGAAGCGGCTGATATCGTTCTGATGGACGATGATCCGCTGAAAATTTCAAAGGCGATTCGAATTTCCAGAAAATGTCTTCGGATTGTATATGAAAATATTTACTTCGCCATCGGAATCAAGATCATCTGCCTGTTCCTTGGCGCTATCGGAATTGCAAACATGTGGATGGCGATCTTCGCAGATGTAGGAGTTATGGTGATCGCAGTATTAAATGCGATTCGGGCACTTTATGTAAAGAATCTTTAGGAGAAGGATAATAAAATGAACGAGAATCAAAACGAGATCGAATGCTGTGAAACAAAAGAACTTCATGAAGATCTGCTTCACATCGTCAACGAAAAACTTCCCCGGGAAGAGGAACTTTATGATCTGGCGGAACTGTTTAAAGTATTTGGAGATTCCACCAGAATCCGGATCCTTTACGTGTTGTTTGAAGCAGAAGTGTGTGTCTGTGATCTGGCGGAGGCACTGAATATGACGCAGTCTGCGATTTCCCACCAACTTCGGATTCTGAAGCAGAATAAGCTGGTGAAAAGCAGAAGGGAAGGAAAATCCGTTTTCTATTCTCTGGCAGACGGACATGTGCGTACGATCATTGATCAAGGAAGAGAACATATTGAAGAAGACTGAGCGGTAAAATTAGTCCCTGACAAATTATTCCTGCACCTTTTGGGTCGCATGTAGTCTGAGAAACAGAAACAGACAGATACAACAGGACAGGATAGATCCGCTCACCGTGGCCAGTCCCATAGGAAACAGGGTATCCGGAAACCAAATGGAAGTCAGATAAACACCGGGTATTCTGGCAAGTGTGATGGAAGCAATATTATGCAGGAAGGAATATCCGGATTTTCCACTGGCGCAGAAATAACCACTGAAACAGAAATGGATGCCGGCAAAAAAGCAGTCCAGTATATATCCACGTAAATATTGGGTTCCAAGATGAATAACCGCCGGATCAGAGGTGAAGAGAGCAACCACAAATGGAGCGATACCCTGAATCAGAACGGACACGGTCAGTCCAAAACCGGCTGCGATGTAAATTGCATAGCGAAGGGTCTGTGTGGCACGGTTGTATTTTCCGGCTCCGATATTCTGTGCGCCCAATGCAGAGACGGCAGAAAGCGTGGAAGATGGAACCAGAAAGAAGAAGCTGATCACTTTTTCGACGATGCCGACGGCAGCGGCCGTGTTGAGCCCGCGACGGTTGGCAATGATGGTGATGATAATGAAAGCGACCTGGATTAGTCCATCCTGCATGGCAACCGGGATTCCGATTTTTAAAATCTGTCCCATAATATTTCT
This window of the Mediterraneibacter butyricigenes genome carries:
- a CDS encoding ArsR/SmtB family transcription factor, yielding MNENQNEIECCETKELHEDLLHIVNEKLPREEELYDLAELFKVFGDSTRIRILYVLFEAEVCVCDLAEALNMTQSAISHQLRILKQNKLVKSRREGKSVFYSLADGHVRTIIDQGREHIEED
- a CDS encoding heavy metal translocating P-type ATPase; the encoded protein is MNKKQKKVLKRILLAVLCIGVLHFLPVDGTLKFLLYMIPYLIIGYDILIKAGKGIKNQQVFDENFLMAVATVGAILLGDYVEGTAVMLFYQIGELFQSYAVGKSRRNISDLMDIRPDYANIEKEDGSLEQVDPDEIEIGTEIVVQPGEKVPIDGVITEGSSTLNTSALTGESLPREAAEGDEVISGCINMTGLLKIRTTKEFGESTVSKILELVENSSSKKSRSENFISKFARYYTPAVCYGAVALALLPPIVRMAVMGVSPMWGDWIFRALTFLVISCPCALVISIPLSFFAGIGGASNAGVLVKGSNYLETLSETKYVVFDKTGTMTQGVFEVSGVHHNEKNADEILEYAALAESYSTHPISKSLQKAYGKPIDKTRVSDVEEISGNGVIAKVDGVTVAVGNTKLMDHLNVDYMDCHSVGTVVHMAIDGVYAGHILISDLMKPHAKEAVEALKRAGIKKTVMLTGDRKQVAEQVAAELGIDEVYSELLPADKVVKVEELLGKKKEKEKLAFVGDGINDAPVLSRADIGIAMGALGSDAAIEAADIVLMDDDPLKISKAIRISRKCLRIVYENIYFAIGIKIICLFLGAIGIANMWMAIFADVGVMVIAVLNAIRALYVKNL